Sequence from the Panicum virgatum strain AP13 chromosome 5N, P.virgatum_v5, whole genome shotgun sequence genome:
tatctccgaggtttaaccggggcataagtcacatagagcttatcccttctctttgatcacccgttgctctcagctctcctgatggctatcagactaactagtgggttttatgctaagccgttgcccatacaacggtcgagtggtttgcacgatagtggagttagcgcaagatgacacaccaactcggtccttaattgtgacgagatggatatctcccaaccttgctcaaccacacaggtacgagcacaccattcggcaattcacacagaagtgccatccatcccgtctaaactcatctttcgaaaattccacattttctcTTCCCAcgcactcacacattttccttttataaaacaagttgtaccgtgtttaaggtcctaagcgttctagcagcgattaacgtccaaacaaatcacattcagccattaatctaggtggtcaaggaatggttatagcaaatcaaggggtggctatccaaccatgttttcagcagtcaaaatatatgcagttttgtaaaacaggccaataggttgtgtttataaaactgggataaaatatgcatcaaaggatgagattgaactagccgttctcaaagccttctgGGAAGTCCTAATCGAgatactgtccttcgggttcggggacgcggaactggtcctcgttcacttgctcgcggtactgctcgtcgacgggttctccctcgttcacaccgtgatctacagCGCACGCAaccaagcacacaatcaagaaaaagaaataaaggttttatcgttgagctcgaatcaaagaaaattaagatatggagataggaataatatttttgggtgataTTCCAATGGCACGGCCAAAACTATATTAGAAATGGTGTGGTAAAATTTCGGGGCAaacggaggatttttggcgcatgaaatgacagGTTAATGGAAGGTTTAGGGCTAAACCGGGGTTTAGGGcctctttgtaattatttttgagatgGTAGGGGCTTGATTAGAATTTTGGAAAATCGTTGGGTTACTCTGAAAATgggcaggggtttatttagaattattttTATAAAGTGGAGGTCTCATTTTTAGAAAGGGAATTAGTAAGGGCTTTCTTGGAAAAGGACCTAGAGAGGTGGGTGGGTTATTTTGGAAAAAGTAAAAAGGGGAGGGGACTCAAGGCAATtttgcctttcttcttcctcccctcgacacagaacagaggaggggagaggcgcacggcggcgcttggcgCCGGCGAGCCAGGGCAAGGCGGCGACCATGGAGGGGGGCAAAAGCACGAGGGCGTCGAGGGGATTTGATTCCCCTACTTACTCGGGGCTGGGGTGGCGTGAGGAGGCACGCCCacgggggcgggcggcggccggcacaggtgcttgcggcggcggcgatgcaaggccggggagggagctaggggcggcggcagtggtTGTGGTGCTGGGGAGCGGCgcggaggccctatttataggcgaggtAAGGCagtggaggaggggcgcggcggtggtggtggccggcgagctcggcggggcgccattaatggtgTTCGGCCGCTTGTgcgcgtcgcggagcggcgtgcgCATCGAGGACGGCGTCTAGGGGCGGGGCGCGCACGTGGCCGGTTGCTGTGGCCGACGTCGAGCTCGGCTCACGCTCCCGCGTAGAGGCGGCACAAGCGGCGGTGCTGTTCGGATCGACGGGCGGCACGGTGATGGCCGGGGCCGCGTGGGACGCGTGCTGCGCGCACAGGGCCGCGCGTGCGGCGCGCGGGCAGGGGCACAGGCGTGAGCAGAGCAGCGTGCGGGGAGCGAGGCagtgaggagagggagggaggagagagaaggaggaaaagggaaaaaaggaaaaaagaaaaggaaagagagagagtcgCGGCGGGATTCACGGCGGCTCACGCCGCGCGCGGGGAGCGAGGCagtgaggagagggagggaggagagagaaggaggaaaagggaaaaaggaaaaaagaaaaggaaagagagagagtcgCGGCGGGATtcacggcggcgaccgcggccggacGAGCACGCACGCCGGTCGCGCGACGCGCAGCGCGTTGCACGGAACGAGGGAAAGAAAGGGATAGGACGGcgattgaattcgggtgtcgggacggcgAAAATTTCCGGGAAGGAATTCAAAGGATTAGGGGCTCGGTCGAAAAAAGAGGTTTAGGAATGATtggagctcaacgatgaaaaggaaattttgaaaattatttttagcgcgtgatttatcttagtaaatttttcgggatgttacactcCGGCCGCCACGCTAGTGCTTGTGGAGCCCGGACCCCGGGTGCTGCTCCGAGTTGCTGGCAGAGGGAGcaggccgccgcaccgccgctcgccgctggccgtgcccggaggaggcggcgcgagcGCGAGGCGCAGAGGAGATGGGGGAGCGGAAGCGAGAAATGCGATTGCTTGTTGGCTATTGGAGCCAGTGGAATGGGAACCAAACGCAAATCACTGTACACGCAAGGCAAACCGCAATTTGACTTCAAAAAATGCATGCTGttgttggagtcagtcttaCCACTAGTATGGTGACCTCAAATAGTAGCACAATTCCCCGTATACTATATTTTTCATCTGGATCAGAGAACTGGCTCCGTACTAGTATTTGAAATTTGGTCTGCACTTCAGCATGTTTAGCGATTTTAATTCAAAATGTATCCTGGGATGTGGTTGGGGTTCGCCAAATCCAAACTATCATTATTTCgggatgtgattttttttttggaaaaatttCGGGATGTGACTAACTTGGGGCTCATAACAGAGGCCCATGCAATAGCCTATTGATGTGCCGCCCACGGGCCACGGCCCACCCCACCAGTTGGACTCCTCCACATGCGGGCTGTAccgcaaaacaaaacaaaaagcgTGGTCAGTAGTGGGCTCCACGAGGGCCCGCCACCCCTTTCCTTCGTCCGCATTCTGAAGGATCACAAGCCTCCCatgccgccggagcagagctgcaACCGCCGGCCTACCACCGGAAAATCGACGCACTGCCGCAGTGGATGCGACGCCAAACTCCGAGCCTACTGGCCGGCAACTTTCTCCCGATCTCGTCGGCTCTCAGACCTCCGGTcgtcctcgccgctcgcgcATCTTCCCACCATGCGCCCGCGGCCGACGCACACCACCTGCTCGACGAAGCGCCGCGCAGGAGGGCCAGCGCCATCGTGCGCGCCCTCgccgcgtcctcctccaccgGTGACGCAAACGTCATCGCGTCCCTCCACTGCGCCTCTGTCAAGTCGGGGGCCGTGCTGGACCCGCCCGTGCGCACCTCCCTGCTCACGGCGTACGCCAGGGCGCGCGACGCGGGCGCCCCGCAGGCGCTGTTCGGCGAGGCCGTCGCCCCCGACGTGATCCTGTGGAACGCGGCCATCAACGCCTTGACGCTGAGTCGCCGGTACGACGATGCCGTGGCTCATTTCCGGCAGATGGCTTGCGAGCTCGGGGTGTTTGATTCGACGACGGTGGTCGTCATGCTGTCGGGGGCGTCCCGCGCGGGTAACCTGGGGCACGGGATGGCGCTTCATGGCATGTCGGCGAAGAGGTGCCTCGATGCTGATCACCTGAGCCTGTGGAACGCCCTTGTTGACATGTATGCAAAATGCGGCGATTTTTACTCCTCAGAGGTGGTGTTTCAGAGGATGCCCTGCAGGGACACCACCTCATGGAACTCTGTGATAAGTGGAAGCATTTTTAACGGACTTGCTGAGGTTTCAGCTTGGTACTTCAAGGAAATGACCCGTTCCATCTTTCAGCCAGATGAGGTGAGCCTCTCTTCTGTCCTCTCAGCTTGCTCTCGTCTGGATGATCTCTTCTCTTTTGGGGAGTCAGTTCATAGCTTTGCGGTCAAACTCGGTTATGAGGACACTACATCTTGCTCAGTGGCTAATTCCCTGACAACATTCTATTCTGAGTTTAGGCTGTCAGAGGCTGCTGTGAAGGTATTTGCTAGCACTTTGAACAAGAATTTGGTATCATGGAATGCTATGATCAAGGGACTGGTAGAGAGCGACAGAGTCAGCGAAGCCCTTACTGCTTTGTGGGAAATGAGATTGGAGTACCAGCCAGATGTTGTCACTTTGGTCACCATAATTTCAGGCTGTGGTGGTCAAGGCCTAGTTTCTGAAGGAAAAGCAGTTCATGGATACATACTCAGAAAAGGATTTCTTCATGAGGAGGCGTCCGCAGGGAACAGCTTACTTGATTTCTATTTGAAATGCGACGAGCCATCTACTGCGAGCCTGTTGTTTAGGACAATTCCAAGAAGAGACTTGATATCGTGGAACACAATGATTTCTGGTTACTCAAGAAATGATTCACTGAGAGAAGAGGCACAATCAATGTTCAAAGGGTTGCTTTCTGAGGGCGGCTTGCACTGTAGCATGACCACTATGCTAGCTATCATACCTTCATGCTCTAGTGCGGAAGAACTTAGCTTTGGCAAATCACTTCATTCTTTCAGCTTGAAGTATGGATTTGCTAGTGAAGTTTCAGTTGTTAATGCGTTGATACACATGTATATAAGCTGTGGTGACCCATTGGCTGCCTTTTTGCTGATAGAAAGAATAATACCGGTGTCAGATATTGTTTCATGGAATACAATCATAGTTGGTTGTACACAGAATGGACTCTACAAAGATGCATTGGAAGCCTTCCAGTTCATGCATTCCTCTTTGCCTATAAATCCTGACAGTATTACATTTGTTGGCATCCTGTCGGCATGTGGAAACCTTAATCTGCAGTTACTAGGGAAATCTATCCACTGCATGATCTTGAAGCAATTGCTTGCTTCCAACTTGAGGGTGAAAAATGCATTGTTAGCCATGTACTTGCGCTATGGAGATACTAAAAGTGCTGAGTTAGTTTTCTATAGCATGGGAGATAAAAATTTGTGCTCCTGGAATTGTATGATCTCTGGCTTCGTGCAGAATAACAAAGGATGGCGGGCATTGCAGTTCTTTCGGAAGATGGAAGACTGTGTACCAAGTGAAATATCCATAGTCGGTATTATATGTGCCTGCACACAACTTGGGGATTATCAACAAGGAAAGAGCATACATGGGCATGTGGTCAGGTCTGGTTTGCAAAAAGATGTTTTTATTTCAGCATCACTTGTTGATATGTATTGCAAGTGTGGAAGGCTGGATATTGCTGTCAGAGTATTTGAAGCTTCTGCTGAAAAATCAATTGCTGGCTGGAACTCCATGATATCCGCCTTTGGTTTCCATGGCCATGGATTGAGATCCATAGAACTTTTCTGGAAGATGATTGATTCTGGAACAAAAGCAACGAGAAGCACTTTTATTGCTCTTTtatcagcttgcagtcactctgGGCTTATTGATGAAGGATGGAAGTATTACCACCTTATGTCAGAAAAATTTGGGATCATCCCAACACCAGAACATCATGTGTGCATTGTAGACATGCTTGGGAGGGCTGGTCGGCTGCAGGAAGCACACAGATTT
This genomic interval carries:
- the LOC120677020 gene encoding pentatricopeptide repeat-containing protein At4g19220, mitochondrial-like — translated: MRRQTPSLLAGNFLPISSALRPPVVLAARASSHHAPAADAHHLLDEAPRRRASAIVRALAASSSTGDANVIASLHCASVKSGAVLDPPVRTSLLTAYARARDAGAPQALFGEAVAPDVILWNAAINALTLSRRYDDAVAHFRQMACELGVFDSTTVVVMLSGASRAGNLGHGMALHGMSAKRCLDADHLSLWNALVDMYAKCGDFYSSEVVFQRMPCRDTTSWNSVISGSIFNGLAEVSAWYFKEMTRSIFQPDEVSLSSVLSACSRLDDLFSFGESVHSFAVKLGYEDTTSCSVANSLTTFYSEFRLSEAAVKVFASTLNKNLVSWNAMIKGLVESDRVSEALTALWEMRLEYQPDVVTLVTIISGCGGQGLVSEGKAVHGYILRKGFLHEEASAGNSLLDFYLKCDEPSTASLLFRTIPRRDLISWNTMISGYSRNDSLREEAQSMFKGLLSEGGLHCSMTTMLAIIPSCSSAEELSFGKSLHSFSLKYGFASEVSVVNALIHMYISCGDPLAAFLLIERIIPVSDIVSWNTIIVGCTQNGLYKDALEAFQFMHSSLPINPDSITFVGILSACGNLNLQLLGKSIHCMILKQLLASNLRVKNALLAMYLRYGDTKSAELVFYSMGDKNLCSWNCMISGFVQNNKGWRALQFFRKMEDCVPSEISIVGIICACTQLGDYQQGKSIHGHVVRSGLQKDVFISASLVDMYCKCGRLDIAVRVFEASAEKSIAGWNSMISAFGFHGHGLRSIELFWKMIDSGTKATRSTFIALLSACSHSGLIDEGWKYYHLMSEKFGIIPTPEHHVCIVDMLGRAGRLQEAHRFVESLPSQQAHGVWGALLNACSSKSELKMGESIARHLLNLEPENSGYYVTISNLYAYRDMWSGAVQVRSILQDKGLMKPRGHSIVG